The following proteins come from a genomic window of Gigantopelta aegis isolate Gae_Host unplaced genomic scaffold, Gae_host_genome ctg6347_pilon_pilon, whole genome shotgun sequence:
- the LOC121366597 gene encoding LOW QUALITY PROTEIN: methylthioribose-1-phosphate isomerase-like (The sequence of the model RefSeq protein was modified relative to this genomic sequence to represent the inferred CDS: deleted 1 base in 1 codon), giving the protein MSLESIRFDKVQGSLQILNQLLLPETTVYEPVNGVEDAWKVIREMKTRGAPAIAIVGALSIAVELRHKANTGEFKSTQDVATFVNDSFSYLKTARPTAVNISEAATRFMKYIAELSKNELDTKKFTDILYNQLSQMLKDDVTTNRKIGFHGAEYILANSTGDQVTILTHCNTGSLATGGYGTALGVIRALSENGKLSHAYCTETRPYNQGSRLTAYELVHEKIPATLICDSMCGCLMKEKGISAVVVGADRVVANGDTANKIGTYQLAVLAQYHNIPFYVAAPFTTIDFGLSSGSQIVIEERKKQEMIYFGNKMIAPDSIDCWNPSFDVTPADLITGIITENGVYKPDELKKVT; this is encoded by the exons ATGTCTCTGGAGTCTATTCGTTTTGATAAAGTACAAGGTAGTCTTCAAATTCTTAATCAGCTTCTATTACCTGAAACA ACTGTCTATGAACCAGTCAATGGTGTAGAAGATGCTTGGAAAGTCATAAGGGAAATGAAG ACACGAGGAGCTCCAGCAATTGCAATAGTTGGTGCTTTAAGTATAGCAGTTGAACTCAGACACAAAGCAAATACTGGTGAATTTAAATCAACACAAGATGTGGCCACATTTGTTAATgattctttctcttatttaaagACTGCTCGACCAACTGCTGTCAATATATCTGAAGCAGCTACTCGATTTATGAAATACATTGCTGAACTTTCTAAAAATGAATTAGACACTAAGAAGTTTACAGATATTCTATATAATCAATTGTCACAGATGCTTAAAGATGATGTCACAACCAATCGAAAAATTGGGTTTCATGGAGCTGAATATATTCTTGCAAATTCTACTGGAGATCAAGTCACCATATTAACCCATTGTAATACTGGATCTTTAGCAACTGGAGGTTATGGTACAGCATTAGGTGTTATAAGAGCACTATCAGAGAATGGTAAACTGTCCCATGCTTACTGTACTGAAACACGTCCCTATAATCAAGGCTCTAGATTGACAGCATATGAGCTAGTTCATGAGAAAATACCTGCCACTTTAATTTGTGACTCAATGTGTGGATGTCTTATGAAAGAGAAAGGTATCTCTGCAGTTGTTGTTGGTGCTGATCGAGTTGTAGCTAATGGAGATACAGCAAATAAAATTGGTACTTATCAACTAGCTGTTCTTGCACAATACCACAACATACCCTTCTATGTTGCTGCACCATTTACTACTATAGATTTTGGATTGTCATCTGGTTCACAGATTGTTATAGAGGAACGTAAAAAgcaagaaatgatttattttggaaataaaatgatagCACCTGACAGTATTGATTGTTGGAATCCTTCATTTGATGTTACTCCTGCTGATCTTATCACTGGTATCATAACAgagaatggtgtatataaacctGATGAATTAAAGAAAGTTACTTGA